The proteins below come from a single Tenuifilum thalassicum genomic window:
- the efp gene encoding elongation factor P — protein sequence MATTADFKNGLFIEYNGKIYTIVQFQHVKPGKGGAFVRTKLKSIETGKVIENTFNAGVKVNVVRVERRPYQFLYNDDLGYHFMHQETFEQITIGEHMIDNADLLKEGQYVEMMVEAENENILTCELPPFVEMEVTYTEPGLKGDTASSTALKPATVETGATINVPLFINTGDKIKIDTRTREYAERVK from the coding sequence ATGGCAACAACAGCAGATTTTAAGAATGGTCTTTTTATTGAATATAATGGTAAAATATATACCATTGTACAATTCCAGCACGTAAAACCAGGGAAAGGTGGGGCTTTTGTCCGTACAAAGCTAAAGAGTATAGAAACGGGAAAGGTTATTGAGAACACCTTTAATGCTGGTGTAAAAGTTAACGTAGTTAGGGTTGAGCGTAGGCCTTATCAGTTTCTATATAACGATGATTTAGGCTACCACTTCATGCATCAGGAAACCTTTGAGCAGATAACAATTGGTGAGCACATGATTGACAATGCCGACCTACTTAAGGAGGGACAATATGTAGAGATGATGGTTGAAGCAGAGAATGAAAACATTCTAACCTGTGAGCTCCCCCCATTTGTAGAGATGGAAGTTACCTATACCGAACCTGGTTTAAAAGGCGATACTGCATCGTCAACTGCACTTAAACCAGCAACTGTTGAAACAGGCGCTACCATCAACGTGCCTCTTTTCATTAATACTGGCGATAAAATTAAGATTGATACCCGGACAAGAGAGTATGCCGAAAGGGTTAAGTAA
- a CDS encoding PP2C family protein-serine/threonine phosphatase has product MSITASQNRLQLSTFKLNALLGMAQAISAELKTEELIDRFRRILNDDLGIDRILLYKMEEGKWELLLNSNCPDKVVENINVERDLIPFNEITFVGVSDNPILLELDVIIPVIQNNQPVGYVLIGDTNEYEKGVSATIRHLNFVQTLSIIIFVAIENLRLFHKSLEQEAIRKELELASRMQSMLIPAPTDMPKIPGIKIASYYHPHFEVGGDYYDVIALSPNEIGFCIADVSGKGISAALLMSNFQANLRALFDNHINLKTLIKKLNERVLAAAKGEKFITLFIGRYNTSNRTLEYINAGHNPPFAYLHKSKKIFQLKSGCVGLGMIDDIPVINDGKVVFDEPGTLICYTDGLVETVDGDKVIYSTKIIEEILPSNQSVDKIIEKIAQERTSEKVFDDISLLGFEFL; this is encoded by the coding sequence ATGTCGATAACAGCGTCGCAGAATAGGTTACAGCTTAGTACATTCAAGCTAAATGCGCTTCTTGGTATGGCTCAAGCCATTAGTGCCGAGCTTAAAACCGAGGAGCTAATAGACCGTTTCCGACGCATCCTGAACGACGACTTGGGTATCGATCGTATTCTTCTATACAAAATGGAAGAGGGCAAATGGGAGCTGCTTTTAAACAGCAACTGCCCCGACAAGGTGGTTGAGAACATCAACGTTGAACGCGACCTCATCCCTTTCAATGAGATTACCTTTGTTGGGGTATCGGACAATCCTATCCTCCTAGAACTTGACGTTATTATACCCGTAATTCAGAACAACCAGCCAGTTGGATATGTTCTTATAGGCGACACCAACGAGTACGAGAAAGGTGTGAGCGCAACAATCAGGCATCTAAACTTTGTTCAAACACTATCAATAATCATTTTTGTTGCCATTGAGAACTTAAGGCTATTCCATAAAAGTTTGGAACAAGAAGCAATCCGTAAGGAGCTGGAGTTGGCCTCACGAATGCAGTCCATGCTTATTCCTGCTCCAACAGATATGCCCAAAATACCTGGGATAAAAATTGCTTCGTACTATCACCCACACTTTGAGGTTGGTGGCGACTACTACGATGTGATAGCACTTAGCCCAAACGAAATTGGGTTCTGCATTGCCGATGTCTCGGGGAAAGGTATTTCAGCCGCCCTGTTAATGTCGAACTTCCAAGCAAACCTTAGGGCTCTTTTCGATAATCACATCAACCTGAAAACATTAATTAAAAAGCTTAACGAAAGAGTCCTGGCAGCAGCAAAAGGTGAAAAGTTTATCACCCTATTTATTGGGCGTTACAATACCAGTAATCGCACCTTAGAATATATCAACGCAGGACACAACCCTCCATTTGCTTATTTACATAAATCGAAAAAGATTTTCCAGCTAAAATCGGGGTGCGTAGGACTAGGAATGATAGATGATATTCCTGTAATTAACGATGGCAAGGTGGTTTTTGATGAACCAGGTACCTTAATATGTTATACCGATGGACTGGTTGAGACAGTAGATGGAGACAAGGTGATTTACTCAACAAAAATTATCGAAGAGATACTCCCAAGCAATCAGAGCGTTGATAAAATCATTGAAAAGATAGCTCAAGAGCGTACATCTGAAAAAGTTTTTGATGACATCTCGCTACTAGGCTTCGAATTCCTATAA